The Arachis ipaensis cultivar K30076 chromosome B05, Araip1.1, whole genome shotgun sequence nucleotide sequence ATTTACTATAAATAGATATAGTAGaaaaccaagttgggttggttcAGTGGTTAGCTCACTAATCCGCATAAACAAGTGTTGGGGGTTCAAATCCCGTTTTGTGTATGCAACAACCCATTGTTCAGCGGCAAACCTTCAAATGGAGCCGGGTTTGGGGGATACTgtgggaaacaaaaaaaaaacagaagaggACAATGCAAAAGGTTTTGCGTGACAAGACGATATGAACCCTTGCCAGAATCAATTGCCTATGCTTGGTAAAAGCAGGATAATTgacatataattatttaattttgaatctGATACAATGTCTATGATCATGGTTCATCCATTAagaaagtccaaccaagcataaTATTCCCTAACTAATCAAGCATGAGAGAAATTTCATCCATTAAACAACTCCAATTGATTCATGAAAAGGCAATTTGAAATAAAACCTTTTTAATCATCTTGCCACATGATATTTTTAGGAATTCTAATTAAATCAGAATTGCTTTGTTTGCCATGATATAAAAATGCTATTAAACTTGAAACCCGAGGAAACAAAACATTTTCCTGAGTGATTTGTAAAACTCAACTCGGGACAGCAAACATGACATTGTGAAATGTACAAGAGTTCATACCACAAGTAGCTCATGCAGTCCAAGGGGTGCGGTTACAATGTATGACACGCCAGGATGCTCCTTTGCGGCCTCGGAACTTAACGAAGGAATGTCCTACATAATACAATGAGGAGTTTTAAGAATTTTGCCACTTACTGAAATCTTCAATCTTCATCAAGTTGAGGAATCACAACAACAATTTATAGAAGAACCACGCTACATGTACACCAAAAATCAGCCACAAAATCAGCCAATGgcataaaatacatgttaaaatataaaatacctaTTGAAAATGAGTTAAACAACATATGTATtcatttatacacaaatacatagtGACTgatttggtggctgatttttggTGTGCGCATAGCACTTTTGTTTACAGAAAGATAGGACAGATAACAGTTTTACAAAGGTCTACCTGATTCCAGTGCCTTCCGGGAGAGAGGAAAAAGGGGCTGATAACGACACGTTGTGCACCTTGTTCGACACAAGATTGAAAGGCATCTCTAATTGATGGTTCTGCTAATTCCTAAAAATGTGTATATATTATGAAACATTAGGAATTCCCCCAGAAATCCAAATTATAATATTGTCataaaatgaaaaggaaaagaaaaaagatgtTGATTTATGCACCATGAAGAAAATTGTTCACACTATGAAACAAGCTTAATCTCTTTTACCCCTCATGAAGAGAAAAGACAATGTCATTGCCCATGACAAACAAACAACCTAAGTAAAATGCTAACAGTCCTAAGATGATGCATACTACATATCATGCTTGCAAGATTCGAAAAACTTTATCAGCTAACATTTCTCTAATTCTATGTTTTTCTCTACTTGGCCAATTTTTacgaataaaattaaaaacaaaaagattACAGAAAATTAGTAAATTACCATATGAGCAGGCTCCACAATCTCGTACCCAGTTTTATGTTTAAACATCTCCACAAATTCATCTGACATCAAAAACCAAAACTAATTTTATACCTCAAATTATAGTATTCCCAAAGTACAATAAAAGGGGTAGTAGGAGTGATAACATCAAAATAAAGAACCGAGCTTACTAAGTAAGAGATTGGACTCTTTGCGACGCGACCCATGATCCACAATTATGACTGCATCACCATCACCAACCCCAACATAGCTTTTAGCTCTCAGACACAGTACTCTGCTTAAAGTTGGAGTCTTTGCTGACAAATTTGAGGTTTTGAAGGATACCCATCTCGTGTTTGTTCCTCTTTCACTTGCAGAAAGTCCGTAAcaataacaagaaccaaccaaagtaagagaataaaaaaaagttcttgtccaaaaaaaggaaaacaaaaaaacaaaaaagaaaaaaaaggaagaaactgAAAGGGAGAATGGAGGCAGTACCTTGTGAAGGGAAGGGAAGGAAGTGAAAGAGATTTCATGGGCACACCAAAGGACCAAAAAGTTGCTTCCTTTTTTAGTTTGGGGATAGCCTCATTAATAATACTATCAAATATCAATCAACCCATTCCAAGAATTTGCAAACCCTATANNNNNNNNNNNNNNNNNNNNNNNNNNNNNNNNNNNNNNNNNNNNNNNNNNNNNNCCTCTCTCCTTCTTTTTTCGCTAATTTTGGGtttattaagaataaaaaaataaaaacttcaaCTAAtacttcaaattaattttcaaaaattttttagtcAAATATTTTACTCTTTagcaaattttaattataaaaaaatcaaaatttcattTTATTAAACAAGTTAATCAATaaatctcattttttttttaccaaaaatagaagactcgaacccgcaacctcttaaatgagtatggagagactataccatttgagctattactcattggcaaatctcatattttcttgttaaagactaataaatttaactaaattaattcTCATTACTATTTTGAATATATAAAATTCCTAAAGACATTTAAACCTTTTAGATTAGTCCCTTTATGTAAGCACGTTTTGCTAACCTCTAACAAAAGAATTTAACTTAGAAATTGATTTGTCTGCTAACATAAGAAgtagttaaaattaaaatttattaaagatTAAATTACAACTAACATTTATTAAAAGATTAATATATAGTAGTACAGAAAAAGTTAGAAAAAAATAggagttttaaatttttaaataattctttTATCTATAAAAAAATTNNNNNNNNNNNNNNNNNNNNNNNNNNNNNNNNNNNNNNNNNNNNNNNNNNNNNNNNNNNNNNNNNNNNNNNNNNNNNNNNNNNNNNNNNNNNNNNNNNNNNNNNNNNNNNNNNNNNNNNNNNNNNNNNNNNNNNNNNNNNNNNNNNNNNNNNNNNNNNNNNNNNNNNNNNNNNNNNNNNNNNNNNNNNNNNNNNNNNNNNNNNNNNNNNNNNNNNNNNNNNNNNNNNNNNNNNNNNNNNNNNNNNNNNNNNNTATAAAAACTAGACACAAGAACTAGATACAAAAACTAACAAAGTTATATATGTGGATAATGTGGCTAATAATTAGTTCTTTTATATTTGTTATAGTGAGCTTGTTGTGATGAAATCACTATCTATAACACctatttatagatagaagtttagatcaaataataataaaatattattgacCTAACTCACATATTATTTAGTGAAAATATTGCACCTATTATATATGGCTAATATCATATGCTCCATGTTATATTACATTGTTTTCATAAGAGTGGGAGTGTTTTAAGTgcattttggaaaaaaaaaagaaaaaaatatcatGGGAGTTATGGGTTGTTTATTTCAAACCAAGTTCCAACATTGTCTTCATCCTTCTTTAACAAAACCCTTGACAAATTTCTGATTTAGCCTACTCCTTCAAATTCAGTCATCTTAAAACTTTCTTATTCGTCAAATCTAtgggatataaaataattagtatAGATAAAAGAACTTGAGAATTATAGTGACTATTTTATGAATAATTGCATGTGCCAATACTCTATTCTTAATTTTCATGATAGGCACAAATCATATCATGTGGGTAGGCATTGTATTTTGATCAAACGTGTCCCAACAAATTGCTTTTCATTGTTTTTATTAGTTGGTTAGAAACAACCTCCATTAGGTGTTATTCCCTTTTCTAACATCCACTTCTAATGGGTCAACTTATCCACCACCCACAAAATCCACCTTAATTGCTATTACAACCTAGCCATATGTAAATTTAACACACAAGAAAATTGCTTCCTAACTATAAGGAAAAacatttatgtttattttaattttgaattagctattaatatataaattatcATATCAgactaattcactttaatttagTTGAAGTTTGTATAGAAAGTTAGAAACTTCTATTTTTGAAAGCTTGTATAggaatttaactttttttttttttttttaccaaaagatatgagactcgaacctgcaacctcttaattgagtatggagagactatgccatttaagCTATTACTAATTGGCTAGGAATTTAACTTCTTACTATATTCACCAAAGTATATATGACTAAAGTTTTATTATACATATTCTCAAAGACaagaaatattttataattttggtAACTACTTTTAATAAAActtttttatatgaaaatgatATCGTAATAATTCAGATAAACATATTTAATCAAACATATTACATTATCTCTCTATTTAAAGTATCATTTGGAAGTAACCagctataacttttatgtttatATGATTGCagggaaaaaaaatatttttttctgaaACAGCTCAAACCTGAGCAAATGAATCTGAAATGGGAAATCTCAATCATAGTACTTGTTTAATTGTTTTAGTTCCCCCGATTCTCACGCAAACACAAAAAGAACAGAACTTGCAACTTTACGACACCTCAACTGAGATATAGGCGAAGGACAAGCATCACACATTTTCATTCCCAAAACTTAGAAACCAAAGTACTTCACTTCACTTCACAAACACACTTCACATGCTTTTTTCTAACACCTCACGAGAATCTTGAACCCTTCTTTGTGAACTTGTATTGCTTTCCGGGGTAGGGAAATTTTGGGGGGATTTGTGAATGTTGGTTTTGCCATGGATCTGGTTGGATCTTCAGTTCCAGATAGATTCCTACTTGGTTCATTGATTTGAGGCAAAAAGTTTCGTTTTTTATGGTTTGATTTAACTTCTGAACTGGTTGGAAATGGTGGGTCAGTTTTagtgaggaagaagaaggggaaaAAGGGAGTGTTGTTATTGTTAAAGGCTAGAATATGAAGAAGAAGGTGGTTCAGNNNNNNNNNNNNNNNNNNNNNNNNNNNNNNNNNNNNNNNNNNNNNNNNNNNNNNNNNNNNNNNNNNNNNNNNNNNNNNNNNNNNNNNNNNNNNNNNNNNNNNCACAGATGGAAGAGGAAGGTTTTGACTTTGATGTTTGTGGGAATATTTTTTGGAGGGTTGTTGTTTATGCAGACAAGGTGGTACACTCATGTTGTTGGGTTGGTTCCATTGAATCACCATCAATTCCTTGTTTCTCAGCCTCATGTTCAGAGCCCCAAGATTGCATTTCTCTTTATTGCACGAAATAGGCTTCCTTTGGAGATGGTTTGGGATGCATTCTTTCGGGTACAgtctcttttttctattttttatttgtgttgAATGTATAGTTATTGTTTATGTCTATGTCTTTATGTGTTTTTGTGTGTGGACTGTGTAAATTAATAGAAGACTAGGAGAGGGTGCATCAATTGGAGCTTAGTCTAAACTACTTACTTAAtaatattacttttatttttggttttccaCGGTATCCCCCAGTCCAGCAGGTCATTGACTAATCCATCACGGATCGGagtgggttgctgcatgcacaagacgGGATTCGAATTCCCCACACTTGGTTAAGGgaactagtgagctaaccactagactaACCCAACTTGATTACTTAATAGAGTTACTTGACAAAACCTTTTTCCCACTAGGTGGGTCAGCTACATGGATAGACATCATTGCATCGTGCCCATGCATTGGGATACGACGAAGTTTTACATCAGCAGTCGCAAGCCTAACATAACCTTATATGGATCCAAAGGCGTCATTGCGCCGTCGCCATGCATTCGGATGCAATATAGTTTTACATTGGCTATTGCAGGCCTAACAACCCTCCTCGTTTTTTCTGGGATTGCGACTGGCTATGTAAATGCAGGCCGAGTTTGGAGTTAGTCTAAACTTTCAATGGTTAATTATAGCTTAGTCTAATCTTTATAGGCGTTTCTTAGATTGCTTAATAAGATTACTGGTAATCTAGATCACCACATTTTAAATTACCGGTAATGTTATAATGCAATGGAATGTTTGGAAGATCAATGATTCAATGGTAATCTAGATAGACACCTCTCACACGTGCGTGTGGGGTGTTGAGGGAATGTATTAATGTAGATTAGCTCTTGGAAGGTAATGTGGTTGTTTTGGAAATTTGGATTACCAATAATGTGTCTTTGGCAATCATTATTTGTGTCATTTAGCAATCATGTACTCCGAAATTTGCTGGTTTCAAGCGAGTTTGCATTACCATGTATGCTCCGGCGATAAACAATAAAATTGTTGACTGATGGTAGTGTAACATGTCTACTTGGTATGACACGGTACTATAAAATAGAGCTTTTTTCTCTAGAAATCGGCCAATATTATAAACGTGTGGTACTGTTAACACCAAAAATAGACAATGACTCCATTCTCTATGACATTAAATTGAGCAAGAAAAGTGATTTATTTGGAAAGTCATATTCATGTATAAGTGTTGTTATTTATGCTTCAAAAAGTCTCAAATGATGAACATActagttaattatttgcatttgaGAGGATGCTTATTTAGGGTGTGAATAATACCTAAAGAAACTGTTTCATTGTTTCTTCAGGGGGGTGATAGCAAATTCTCTATTTTTGTCCACTCGAGGCCGGGGTTTCTGTTCAACCAGGCAACAACTAGATCTACATATTTTTTGAATCGTCAAGTCAATGATAGCACACAGGTTGCTATTCTCTCCTTAACAGTTCTCTTTATTTTAAGCAGTTAAACTTAGACTGCTCGATTTCAAACGTCGTTACCTGTTTTATGTAAATGCAATTCAGTGCAAGTGCATCTTTTATAAGTTTTAAGTTTTAGGAAATATGCCTTCCATGCTGGCTCAAAGTTGAATTCTAAATACCTCCTGTTCTTCCGATTTCATTATGAAACTTCTAGGCTATCTTTTGCTTTTATGTCTAAAAGTGAACTTTGAATCATTCTGTTCTGAGTTATATTATTCAATTCTTATAATCAATGCTTGTTATATCTTTCATCTTCATCATAATTTAGTTCATGTGAATCTATTTCCAGGTAGACTGGGGAGAAGCAAGCATGATAGAGGCCGAGCGCATTTTGCTTAGACATGCACTTGATGATCCTCTAAATGACCGTTTTGTTTTTCTCTCAGATAGGTGAGGGTTTAATTTTGTTAACAGATATAAGCTTGTAATTCTAATACAGTTTTCAAAGCATGACCACCTTTTTTCATTGTACTTCGGTTTGCTTAATTATTTGATAGAAAGAAAAGATTCTGATTTTATTCAATTCTTGAGCCTAGCCTCACTATATTTCAGTTGATTGATCTTTTTTCAGCTGTATACCTTTGTACAACTTCAGCTACACTTATGATTACATCATGTCAACATCAACTAGTTTTGTCGACAGGTGAGGAATGTACTTATGCTGTTGCACAGTGTGTCTACTTTCCAGAAAAGAATGTATCCACCAACACTACTATCAATTGATTTTTTCTAGATTATCATTCTTAATTGGTCTAAATTAGTAGCTTGATCTTATATTATTCTGTTATTTACATGTATCTAAATGTGAGCAGCTTTGCCGACACAAAAGAAGGCCGTTACAATCCAAAAATGCATCCTGTTATCCCAGTTCATAACTGGAGGAAAGGATCTCAGGTAAAGGTCTATTACAGTGCCGAGTTTAGTATGAAAGTTCATTTAGACACCTAAAATACTTGACATGATGTATTCTCTTGCAGTGGGTTGTTCTGACAAGAAAGCATGCTAGGATTGTAGTGGATGATGAAACGGTCTTGCCAATGTTTCAACAGTACTGCAAGGTAACTCATTACAAGGTTCATGGTCTTTGACGTGCGTGTTGTCGCGAGTATCACCTAAACATATTTCTTATCTCACCCCGAAATTCTTCTACAAGATGTAAGTTGTAAATCAATGAGGTCATGGCCTAATTTGCCGATGGAAGTTTTCGGAAGTTTTTTCTTTCTATGTTAAGTGTGACTGATAGATACAGGATCCAGGGTGTAACTTTAAGGTAATTTTCTTAAGCCAATCAAATGCATTTCTCTGACCTGTGGATTCAATAATGCAGAAAAAGCCACTACCAGAATTTTGGAGGGAACAACACATTGTAAGTGCTTTATTGCCTTGCTAAAATTACTTAGTGTTCTCTCTTTCTTGTTCTATATtagaattaatttaatattttattgcaAAATGAGGTGATAATTGACAAAGTGATAATATTTAATGAAAATTATCTTCTTCATGCAGCCTGCTGACACATCAAAGTTGCATAACTGCATACCAGATGAACACTATGTCCAGACATTATTGGCtgtaaggatccttttgtctttttctttttcctccttcaAACTCTTCGGCTGACGAGAATTGAAGCTGGTTTTTGTCACATCCACTTTTAAATTTACAAATACTTGAATATGTTCACTATGTTAGTTTTAACTCAGATTTTGTTTGTGTTCAGCAAAAAGACCTAGAAGGAGAATTGACAAGGAGATCACTGACACATACTTCCTGGGATCTTTCGAGCTCCAGGGAACGTGAACGCCGAGGATGGCATCCGGTGACTTACAAGTTCTCGGATGCTACACCCATGCTTGTAAAATTTATAAAGGTTTGACCTTCACTATGCTGCAAATGCAAAATCACTTCTTTTTTTAAAACCAGTAAACTTTAAATTTCTTATTCTAGgactactttctttcttccaaAACAAGCTTATATACTAGGCATGATAATATTAGGAAAGTTAAAATGGAGGCTCTAAATAGAATCAAAGGCTTAAGCGACTCGCCTACCATGTTATATAAGCATACTCCGAAGCTACACTAGAAACTCGGTTCGCCTTCTTCTGCAAGGAAATCGATGACTTAAAGATAGATGACATCTTAATCTTGTAATTCATATTATCCAACTAATGAAGCTGGTATCTCTAGAGAGAAATTGCTTTTATTATTGCATCATTAGTTCAGATCAGCAAAAGATAGAACATTTCCTAGAAGAACCGATAGTTGGTTATGAAATCAAGTTGAATATGCAGTAAAATTACAATGTTTGAGCTAGCCAGAAGGAATTTGCTGAATAATGAGAAGGAAAAGTGCAGGTATCTTAAACTTTGATGAAAGAAAATATGTAtaagttatatatatttttatattttttatttttgcagGAAATAGATAATATTTATTATGAGACTGAATACCGAAGAGAATGGTGCAGCAGCAAAGCTAAACCATCCACTTGCTTCCTTTTCGCGAGGAAATTTACCCGGCCGGCCGCGATACGGCTGCTTAACATGGTAAGTACATTTGTTTTACAAGTTTTTTCCTGAAAATTGATACTGAGCTTCTATATAATTTCAAGGGGAAACTTAATTTTCTGTTGTAATGTATGTATTTGAATATTTCAAGTCTTCttgctaattttattttattttatatcttttctgTTGGACAGTCTGTTCTGGAATACTTAAATTAAGAGAACAAAAAGgctcaataataataattatcagAGGTTGGTAGAAGCACAAAGGAGAAACAAATTACTTGGTAAAGAAATAAGGTGGAGGAATGAAAATAAAGCAGAAGCAGCTGAAAATGATTGATGACCATTCTGATCATATTGTACAATGAATTTTGTATACCTTAGAAATTGTGGCTGTGTGTGAAAATATTGTACTACATTCTTTTATTGGCAGAGTTGATGTACAATGTTTGAGATATGCTCTTAGTAATTAGTATAGTGAAAGGAAAAAAGGGTGAAGAGAAAATTGACTTATGTATACCTGCATGAAATTATTGATTTTGGTCCTCCATATTCCACATAGttgttttctcttttattttttatttttagttaataaCTCAAATTAGTCTATTATTTCATTTctaataaatatttattattttgtcTTCAAAAATTATTCGTCATATGTGCATTAAAGTTTAGAACAGAAATAAAATTCTTTAGGAATAATTTGGATTTTACTCTTATTTTTTAGTATAACTACTATCATGAATAAACACATTTTGGCACATTTTT carries:
- the LOC107644533 gene encoding sirohydrochlorin ferrochelatase, chloroplastic isoform X2 codes for the protein MKSLSLPSLPFTSERGTNTRWVSFKTSNLSAKTPTLSRVLCLRAKSYVGVGDGDAVIIVDHGSRRKESNLLLNEFVEMFKHKTGYEIVEPAHMELAEPSIRDAFQSCVEQGAQRVVISPFFLSPGRHWNQDIPSLSSEAAKEHPGVSYIVTAPLGLHELLVDVVNDRIKHCLKHISGDADECSVCAGTGKCRLYNS
- the LOC107644533 gene encoding sirohydrochlorin ferrochelatase, chloroplastic isoform X1 — encoded protein: MKSLSLPSLPFTRLSASERGTNTRWVSFKTSNLSAKTPTLSRVLCLRAKSYVGVGDGDAVIIVDHGSRRKESNLLLNEFVEMFKHKTGYEIVEPAHMELAEPSIRDAFQSCVEQGAQRVVISPFFLSPGRHWNQDIPSLSSEAAKEHPGVSYIVTAPLGLHELLVDVVNDRIKHCLKHISGDADECSVCAGTGKCRLYNS
- the LOC107644531 gene encoding uncharacterized protein LOC107644531, encoding MKKKVVQHRWKRKVLTLMFVGIFFGGLLFMQTRWYTHVVGLVPLNHHQFLVSQPHVQSPKIAFLFIARNRLPLEMVWDAFFRGGDSKFSIFVHSRPGFLFNQATTRSTYFLNRQVNDSTQVDWGEASMIEAERILLRHALDDPLNDRFVFLSDSCIPLYNFSYTYDYIMSTSTSFVDSFADTKEGRYNPKMHPVIPVHNWRKGSQWVVLTRKHARIVVDDETVLPMFQQYCKKKPLPEFWREQHIPADTSKLHNCIPDEHYVQTLLAQKDLEGELTRRSLTHTSWDLSSSRERERRGWHPVTYKFSDATPMLVKFIKEIDNIYYETEYRREWCSSKAKPSTCFLFARKFTRPAAIRLLNMSVLEYLN